The following proteins are encoded in a genomic region of Arthrobacter jiangjiafuii:
- the upp gene encoding uracil phosphoribosyltransferase — MRVLVVDHPLVAHKLTVLRDKNTPSPVFRQLTEELVTLLAYEATRNVRVEPVQIETPVTATVGTGLVKPTPLVVPILRAGLGMLEGMTRLVPTAEVGFLGMARNEETLEAITYAERLPDDLTGRQVFVLDPMLATGGTLREAMKFLFKRGAADITCICLLAAPEGLAVLQEELADANVTIVLASIDERLDEKSYIVPGLGDAGDRLYGVVD, encoded by the coding sequence ATGCGCGTACTCGTAGTGGATCACCCCCTAGTTGCCCACAAACTCACCGTTCTCCGTGACAAAAACACCCCTTCACCGGTGTTTCGCCAGCTCACGGAAGAACTCGTAACCCTTCTGGCCTATGAAGCCACCCGCAACGTCCGCGTTGAGCCCGTCCAGATCGAGACTCCGGTCACGGCAACGGTCGGCACCGGCCTGGTTAAGCCCACCCCGCTGGTGGTGCCGATCCTCCGCGCCGGCCTGGGCATGCTCGAAGGCATGACCCGCCTGGTCCCCACCGCAGAAGTGGGCTTCCTGGGCATGGCACGCAACGAGGAAACCCTCGAAGCGATCACCTATGCGGAACGGCTTCCCGATGACCTCACCGGACGCCAGGTCTTCGTCCTGGACCCGATGCTGGCTACCGGCGGAACCCTCCGTGAGGCCATGAAGTTCCTCTTCAAGCGCGGCGCCGCAGACATCACGTGCATCTGCCTGCTGGCGGCACCCGAGGGGCTGGCTGTACTCCAGGAGGAGCTGGCTGACGCCAACGTCACGATCGTGCTGGCTTCCATTGATGAGCGGCTCGACGAAAAGTCCTACATTGTGCCCGGCCTGGGCGATGCCGGCGACCGACTGTACGGCGTCGTCGACTAA
- a CDS encoding dihydrolipoyl dehydrogenase family protein — MTQDGDIPGPQRIETDVVVLGAGAVGENAAGRVVQGGLEAVLVEPALIGGECSYWACMPSKALLRPGTALQSARSVAGSREAVTGTLDARSVLERRDSFTSHWDDAGQEEWVRATGIGLVRGRAVLLGPRELRVETNDDGGPLTLVARHAVVLATGSTPVVPPIKGLDGMDYWGTREATSAHEVPQRLLVLGGGVAGTELSQAWARIGSTVTLVARHDVLDNYPEPARELVKAGLAADGVDVRTFIGADFVRGTVDGGVEMGLADGSVLAADKLLVSTGRTPALSGLGLEGLGLDAVRLASDDTGLVEGTDWLYVVGDAAGKVLLTHQGKYEARATGAAITARARGSLSGAGAPAPWSREVSTANHYAVPQVVFTDPEIAMVGRTLEQARADGVNASETSLELSVAGSALFADDYRGWAQMVVDEDRKVLVGVTFAGPGVSELLHAATIAITGEVPLERLWHAVPSYPTISEVWLRLLEKYGL, encoded by the coding sequence ATGACTCAAGACGGTGATATTCCTGGCCCGCAACGGATCGAAACCGACGTCGTCGTCCTCGGCGCCGGCGCCGTGGGTGAAAACGCGGCAGGCCGGGTGGTGCAGGGTGGTTTGGAAGCGGTCCTGGTGGAGCCGGCCCTGATCGGCGGTGAATGTTCCTACTGGGCGTGCATGCCCAGCAAGGCGCTGTTGCGGCCGGGCACCGCACTGCAGTCGGCCCGATCGGTGGCAGGGTCGCGGGAGGCGGTGACCGGCACCCTTGATGCCCGGTCCGTACTGGAGCGCCGCGACAGTTTCACCTCCCACTGGGACGACGCCGGGCAGGAAGAGTGGGTCCGGGCCACCGGGATCGGGCTGGTGCGGGGGCGCGCGGTTCTGCTGGGCCCGCGTGAGCTGCGCGTGGAGACCAACGACGACGGCGGTCCGCTCACCCTGGTGGCGCGCCACGCCGTCGTGCTGGCTACCGGCTCGACTCCCGTGGTTCCGCCGATAAAGGGGCTGGACGGGATGGATTATTGGGGCACCCGGGAGGCCACCTCGGCGCATGAAGTGCCGCAGCGGCTGCTGGTCCTGGGTGGCGGAGTGGCCGGCACCGAACTGTCGCAGGCCTGGGCCCGGATCGGTTCCACGGTGACCCTGGTGGCGCGGCACGACGTGCTGGACAACTATCCGGAACCGGCCCGCGAGCTGGTCAAGGCCGGTCTGGCCGCCGACGGCGTCGATGTCCGCACCTTCATAGGGGCGGATTTTGTGCGCGGCACAGTGGACGGCGGGGTGGAAATGGGGCTGGCCGACGGATCCGTGCTGGCCGCGGACAAACTGCTGGTGTCCACCGGCCGCACCCCCGCACTGTCCGGGTTGGGGTTGGAAGGGCTGGGGTTGGACGCCGTCCGGCTGGCCTCCGATGACACCGGGCTGGTGGAGGGCACCGACTGGCTGTACGTGGTCGGAGATGCCGCCGGAAAGGTGCTGCTGACGCACCAGGGCAAATACGAGGCCCGGGCCACCGGCGCCGCGATCACCGCCCGGGCCCGGGGAAGCCTGTCCGGGGCCGGGGCCCCGGCCCCCTGGAGCCGGGAGGTCTCGACGGCAAACCATTACGCGGTTCCGCAGGTGGTTTTCACCGATCCGGAAATCGCCATGGTCGGCAGGACGCTGGAGCAGGCACGGGCGGACGGCGTGAATGCATCCGAAACCTCGCTGGAGCTCTCGGTGGCCGGGTCCGCCCTGTTTGCCGACGATTACCGCGGATGGGCGCAGATGGTGGTGGATGAAGACCGCAAGGTCCTGGTGGGAGTGACTTTCGCCGGGCCCGGGGTGTCGGAGCTGCTGCATGCGGCCACGATTGCCATTACCGGCGAGGTGCCGCTGGAGCGGCTGTGGCACGCGGTTCCGTCGTATCCAACGATCAGCGAGGTGTGGCTGCGCCTGTTGGAGAAGTACGGGTTGTAA
- a CDS encoding phosphomannomutase/phosphoglucomutase, which produces MTSAFDLSASFKAYDVRGVVGETITPQIVKAVGAAFVDVLGLAGQTVLVGGDMRPSSPEFIKDFAAGATMRGADVLLLDLISTDELYYACGVLNAAGATFTASHNPAQYNGIKMAKAGAVPISSETGLYDIQALAEQYLNAGSIPAVETPGQIGVRDVLRDYSEYLRSLVDLGGIRPLKVVVDAGNGMAGLTTPAVLGDTLLPGLPLDIVDLYFELDGSFPNHPANPLEPENLRDLQAAVVEHGADLGLAFDGDADRCFVIDEKGDPVSPSAITALVARREIARAKAAGEATPVIIHNLITSRAVPELVEADGGRAVRTRVGHSFIKALMAEEGAVFGGEHSAHYYFRDFYNADTGMLAAMHVLAALGEQTLPLSDLAREYEPYFSSGEINSELSDVPAAVARVRAEFERAGVTVDTLDGLTFTSDDGQWWFNLRASNTEPFLRLNAEAEDLPTMVRVRDRVLELVRN; this is translated from the coding sequence GTGACTAGTGCATTCGATCTCTCCGCATCCTTCAAGGCCTACGACGTCCGCGGCGTCGTTGGCGAGACCATCACCCCGCAGATCGTCAAGGCCGTTGGCGCGGCCTTTGTGGACGTGCTCGGCCTCGCCGGGCAGACGGTCCTGGTGGGCGGCGACATGCGCCCGTCCTCCCCGGAGTTCATTAAGGACTTCGCCGCCGGCGCCACCATGCGCGGCGCCGACGTCCTGCTCTTGGACCTGATCTCCACCGACGAGCTCTACTACGCCTGCGGCGTGCTGAACGCTGCCGGTGCCACTTTCACCGCCAGCCACAACCCGGCGCAGTACAACGGGATCAAGATGGCCAAGGCCGGAGCGGTCCCCATCTCGTCCGAAACCGGCCTCTACGACATCCAGGCCCTCGCGGAGCAGTACCTGAATGCGGGCAGCATTCCGGCTGTCGAGACCCCCGGCCAGATCGGCGTCCGCGACGTCCTGCGCGACTACTCCGAGTACCTGCGGTCCCTGGTGGATCTGGGCGGCATCCGCCCCCTGAAGGTCGTGGTCGACGCCGGCAACGGCATGGCCGGCCTCACCACACCTGCAGTCCTGGGCGATACCCTGCTGCCCGGGCTGCCGCTGGACATCGTTGACCTCTACTTCGAGCTGGACGGGTCCTTCCCGAACCATCCGGCCAACCCGCTGGAGCCGGAGAACCTGCGCGACCTGCAGGCCGCCGTCGTCGAACACGGCGCGGACCTGGGCCTGGCCTTCGACGGCGACGCCGACCGCTGCTTCGTGATCGACGAAAAGGGCGATCCGGTCAGCCCGTCCGCCATCACCGCTCTGGTGGCCCGCCGCGAAATCGCGCGCGCCAAGGCCGCCGGCGAAGCGACGCCGGTCATCATCCACAACCTCATCACCTCCCGCGCCGTGCCGGAACTGGTGGAGGCCGACGGCGGCCGCGCCGTCCGCACCCGGGTGGGACACTCCTTCATCAAGGCCCTGATGGCCGAGGAAGGCGCTGTCTTCGGCGGCGAGCACTCTGCCCACTACTACTTCCGCGACTTCTACAACGCAGACACCGGCATGCTCGCCGCCATGCACGTCCTGGCGGCGCTGGGTGAGCAGACCCTGCCGCTCTCGGATCTGGCCCGCGAATACGAGCCCTACTTCTCCTCGGGCGAGATCAATTCCGAGCTCTCCGACGTTCCCGCGGCAGTGGCCCGGGTCCGCGCCGAATTTGAGCGTGCCGGCGTCACCGTGGACACCCTCGACGGATTGACTTTCACCTCAGATGACGGACAGTGGTGGTTTAACCTCCGCGCGTCGAACACCGAACCCTTCCTCCGGCTGAACGCCGAAGCCGAAGACCTCCCCACCATGGTGCGGGTCCGCGACCGCGTACTTGAACTAGTTAGGAACTAA
- a CDS encoding winged helix-turn-helix domain-containing protein gives MSVASGYVHISLRNAQNRAGAARQGAAGEFPRQYGAPMYAPQQQYGIQGFGQQPLRPLQSVSETSPMTAPMPVVTGNGVPGPQSVSNDTVARGFVIYVGLDEDTAAANGTSLTKLAQDMRAHIQTLVPGAQSHAAVALAPAEAAGADIDVVRQALGDPTARRHRPETAPPVQPQSAPRPSGVLIDLARREVHLDGDTLNLTFKEFELLNYLVENASRTVGREELLAGLWRNAEEVPNERTIDVHIRRLRSKLGRLANTVRTVRGQGYRFYEHPEVVVWAAPEYSI, from the coding sequence ATGTCAGTAGCATCAGGGTACGTCCACATTTCACTGCGCAATGCGCAGAATCGCGCCGGTGCAGCCCGGCAGGGTGCGGCAGGGGAGTTCCCCCGCCAGTACGGCGCGCCGATGTACGCCCCCCAGCAGCAGTACGGGATCCAGGGGTTCGGCCAGCAGCCGCTCCGCCCGCTGCAGTCAGTATCCGAGACGTCACCCATGACGGCGCCCATGCCCGTGGTGACGGGCAACGGAGTTCCCGGACCCCAGTCGGTCAGCAATGACACGGTGGCACGCGGATTCGTCATTTACGTAGGCCTCGATGAGGACACAGCCGCAGCCAACGGCACGTCCCTCACCAAACTTGCGCAGGACATGCGGGCCCATATCCAGACGCTGGTTCCCGGAGCCCAGAGCCACGCCGCCGTTGCGTTGGCACCGGCCGAGGCGGCGGGCGCCGATATCGACGTCGTCCGGCAGGCGCTGGGCGATCCGACCGCGCGCCGCCATCGTCCCGAGACTGCCCCGCCCGTGCAGCCCCAGAGCGCACCGCGGCCCTCCGGCGTCCTGATCGATCTGGCCCGGCGCGAGGTCCACCTCGACGGGGACACCCTGAACCTGACCTTCAAGGAATTCGAGCTGCTGAACTACCTGGTGGAGAACGCCAGCCGGACGGTCGGGCGCGAGGAGCTGCTGGCCGGGCTGTGGCGCAACGCCGAGGAAGTGCCCAACGAGCGCACCATCGATGTCCACATTCGCCGGCTGCGTTCCAAGCTCGGACGCCTGGCCAACACCGTGCGGACGGTCCGTGGCCAGGGGTACCGCTTCTATGAGCACCCCGAAGTTGTCGTCTGGGCCGCCCCCGAATACAGCATCTGA
- a CDS encoding aldehyde dehydrogenase family protein has product MSSTVQTGNAPHRSSLPAPAVDAGTDGPTGVAFAVARATDAVRWWQDQGFRGRKRLLQAWKQAMADDADELAAVMTAETGKPDDDALLEILLALGHLDWASKHAEKVLRRRAVSSGLVALNQKATLGYEPYGVVGVIGPWNYPVYTPMGSISFALAAGNAVVFKPSDLTPGTALWIGNKWAQVSGGHPVFQVLTGGPDTGAALARSGCGKIAFTGSTETAKKVMAACAETLTPMVAECGGKDAMLVTADADLAAAASAAVFGGMANAGQTCAGVERVYVDRAVYAPFLSLMVQEGRKLVTGTGEGADYGPMTLPDQVNVVAAHIDAALEAGGRAVLGGRGSVRDGRLIDAVVLTDVPENNAAVRRETFGPVVVVNPVDTMDEAVDRANGTGYGLGASIFSGSRTTARKLAARLRVGVVTVNSVLGFGAIGSLPFGGVKDSGFGRTHGADGLREFSTPKAMTEQRFAPPLDLLRMHRSERDMKVARAALRFLHGTRRGLFQGQQKAGGTVR; this is encoded by the coding sequence ATGAGCAGCACCGTGCAGACTGGAAATGCTCCGCATCGATCCTCCCTCCCGGCCCCGGCTGTCGATGCAGGCACCGACGGGCCCACGGGAGTGGCCTTTGCCGTAGCCCGCGCCACAGATGCAGTCCGGTGGTGGCAGGACCAGGGCTTTCGCGGCAGGAAAAGGCTGCTGCAGGCCTGGAAGCAGGCGATGGCCGACGACGCCGATGAGCTGGCGGCCGTGATGACCGCCGAAACCGGCAAACCGGACGACGACGCACTGCTGGAAATTCTGCTGGCGCTGGGTCATCTCGACTGGGCCTCCAAGCACGCGGAGAAGGTGCTGCGGCGGCGCGCTGTATCGTCCGGCCTCGTGGCACTGAACCAGAAGGCCACCCTTGGCTACGAACCATACGGGGTGGTGGGAGTGATCGGGCCCTGGAACTATCCGGTGTACACCCCCATGGGCTCCATCTCCTTCGCCCTGGCGGCAGGCAACGCAGTGGTCTTCAAACCCAGCGACCTGACTCCCGGCACTGCCCTGTGGATCGGGAACAAATGGGCACAGGTCAGCGGCGGGCACCCGGTTTTCCAAGTGCTCACCGGAGGACCGGACACCGGGGCGGCCCTGGCCCGCTCCGGGTGCGGCAAAATCGCCTTTACCGGGTCCACCGAAACCGCCAAGAAGGTGATGGCCGCCTGCGCTGAGACGCTCACGCCGATGGTGGCCGAGTGCGGGGGCAAGGACGCCATGCTGGTGACGGCCGACGCCGATCTGGCGGCAGCAGCTTCCGCCGCCGTGTTCGGCGGCATGGCGAACGCGGGACAGACCTGCGCCGGGGTGGAGCGCGTCTATGTGGACCGGGCCGTCTACGCACCGTTCCTGTCGCTGATGGTGCAGGAGGGCCGGAAGCTGGTTACCGGGACGGGGGAGGGGGCCGACTACGGACCCATGACCCTTCCTGACCAGGTGAACGTGGTGGCAGCCCATATCGATGCCGCCCTCGAAGCCGGCGGCCGGGCGGTGCTCGGCGGGCGTGGCTCCGTCCGGGACGGCAGGTTGATCGATGCAGTGGTGCTCACCGACGTCCCCGAAAACAATGCCGCCGTGCGGCGGGAGACCTTCGGGCCCGTCGTCGTCGTTAACCCGGTGGACACCATGGACGAGGCAGTGGACCGCGCCAACGGAACAGGCTACGGCCTGGGCGCCTCAATTTTCAGCGGCAGCCGGACGACTGCCCGGAAGCTGGCCGCACGGCTGAGGGTCGGCGTGGTCACAGTGAATTCGGTGCTGGGCTTCGGGGCCATCGGGTCGCTGCCCTTCGGCGGCGTCAAGGACTCAGGATTCGGGCGGACCCATGGCGCGGACGGACTGCGCGAATTCAGTACGCCCAAGGCCATGACCGAGCAGCGTTTCGCTCCCCCTCTGGACCTGCTGCGGATGCACCGGTCGGAGCGGGATATGAAGGTGGCCCGTGCCGCGCTGCGGTTCCTGCACGGGACCCGGCGGGGCCTGTTCCAGGGGCAGCAAAAAGCCGGCGGCACCGTGCGTTAA
- a CDS encoding NAD(P)/FAD-dependent oxidoreductase: protein MALESVLIAGGGMAGFAAAGELRMRGFEGRLTIVDPEGLPYDRPPLSKDYLRGSRSGTDILLAGEAWYAERNIEVVTGTAVELRADSPALVLADGRELAADKVVLATGAAPRRLGIPGGTLDSVHHLRNRADADRLRSALHDGVRLVILGAGLIGAETASTAVGLGAQVTLIDPVDPPLVPAVGTALAHRLHRMHAERGIRVITGIPAAITADRTGHHIELLEGETVDADVVLVGIGIVPETSLAASAGLDLDDGILVDDHQLTSHPNIYAVGDSARTRLPDGTLLRRAEHWEHARNSGTTAAAALLGQELPVHGAPWFWSDRHGVHVEGVGSMAGPGSIVDRVMDGIPVAGFRLDGDGYLAGCAAVDGGLTVRAARRIINRRIRVDPVQLADPAVELRKLAR, encoded by the coding sequence ATGGCATTGGAATCGGTTCTCATCGCAGGCGGCGGCATGGCTGGCTTTGCCGCTGCCGGCGAATTGCGTATGCGCGGCTTCGAAGGCCGGCTGACGATTGTTGACCCGGAGGGGCTGCCGTACGACCGGCCGCCGCTGAGCAAGGACTACCTGCGCGGCAGCCGCAGCGGCACGGACATTCTGCTGGCGGGCGAAGCCTGGTACGCCGAACGGAACATCGAGGTCGTCACCGGCACGGCAGTGGAGCTGCGCGCAGACTCTCCCGCCCTGGTTCTGGCGGACGGCCGGGAGCTGGCCGCCGACAAGGTGGTGCTGGCCACCGGCGCAGCACCGCGCCGGCTCGGCATTCCCGGCGGCACCCTGGACTCGGTGCACCACCTCCGAAACCGCGCCGACGCGGACCGGCTGCGCAGCGCCCTGCATGACGGCGTGCGGCTGGTGATCCTGGGGGCGGGGCTGATCGGAGCCGAAACGGCATCCACTGCAGTGGGCCTGGGGGCGCAGGTCACGCTGATCGATCCGGTGGATCCGCCGCTGGTGCCGGCAGTCGGGACAGCGCTGGCGCACCGCCTGCACCGAATGCACGCAGAACGCGGCATCCGCGTCATCACCGGCATTCCCGCAGCCATCACCGCGGACCGGACCGGCCACCACATCGAGCTGCTGGAGGGGGAAACCGTGGACGCCGATGTGGTGCTGGTCGGCATCGGCATCGTTCCGGAAACCTCGCTGGCTGCCTCTGCAGGCCTGGACCTCGACGACGGCATCCTCGTGGACGACCACCAGCTCACCAGCCACCCCAACATCTACGCGGTGGGCGATTCCGCGCGGACCCGGCTGCCGGACGGTACGCTGCTGCGCCGGGCCGAACACTGGGAACATGCGAGGAACAGCGGAACCACAGCGGCCGCTGCCCTGCTCGGGCAGGAGCTTCCGGTGCACGGCGCACCCTGGTTCTGGTCCGACCGCCACGGCGTGCATGTCGAGGGAGTGGGGTCGATGGCGGGCCCGGGGAGCATTGTTGACCGCGTGATGGACGGCATTCCCGTTGCAGGTTTCCGGCTCGACGGCGACGGGTACCTCGCCGGCTGCGCTGCTGTTGACGGGGGGCTGACGGTGCGCGCCGCCCGCCGCATCATCAACCGGCGGATCCGCGTTGATCCTGTCCAGCTTGCCGATCCCGCCGTCGAACTCCGGAAACTGGCGCGCTGA
- a CDS encoding phosphoenolpyruvate carboxykinase (GTP): MGDDARQLVLDESGQNAAPSHLDSNTPGASAEAPTTHQALLAWVQQVAELTQPDRVYWVDGTEAENRRLTDELVEAGTLTRLNEELFPNSFAAFSDPKDVARVEEQTFICSEKKQDAGFTNNWMEPSQMRAKLDGLFSGSMRGRTMYVIPFVMGHLEAEDPKFGVEITDSAYVVASMRIMARIGTDVLRKMEELDAFFVPALHSVGAPLAEGEQDVPWPCSDDKWIVHFPEDRSIWSYGSGYGGNALLGKKCYALRIASIMARDEGWLAEHMLILKLTSPEKKDYFVAAAFPSACGKTNLALLDPTIEGWNVETLGDDITWMRFGHNGELRATNPEAGLFGVAPGTGWSTNPNAMRAIAKGNSIFTNVALTDDGGVWWEGMTDDAPAHLTDWLGNEWTPEAGYPAAHPNSRFCTPIDQIDMLAEEYHSPNGVPVSAILFGGRRKTTVPLVTQSRDWTNGIFMGSTLSSETTAAAAGQVGVVRRDPMAMLPFMGYDAGDYLRHWITLSGKANQETLPKIFLVNWFRRTADGGFAWPGFGDNSRVLKWVIERIEGTADAVETPIGYVPTGESLDLTGLDMTPADVEAAVRVDPAEWETELAGIEEWYARFGESLPEDLVAELRTLKERFAAA, from the coding sequence ATGGGCGATGACGCGCGTCAGCTAGTTCTTGATGAGAGCGGCCAGAACGCTGCTCCGAGCCATTTGGACAGCAACACCCCGGGGGCCTCTGCGGAAGCACCCACCACTCACCAGGCCCTGCTTGCGTGGGTTCAGCAGGTGGCCGAGCTGACGCAGCCCGATCGCGTGTATTGGGTCGACGGTACCGAGGCGGAAAACAGGCGCCTCACCGACGAGCTGGTCGAAGCCGGAACCCTGACCAGGCTCAACGAGGAACTCTTCCCGAATTCCTTCGCCGCGTTCTCCGATCCTAAGGACGTGGCCCGGGTCGAGGAGCAGACCTTTATCTGCTCCGAGAAGAAGCAGGACGCCGGCTTCACCAACAACTGGATGGAACCGTCGCAGATGCGGGCCAAGCTGGACGGCCTGTTCTCCGGGTCCATGCGCGGCCGCACCATGTACGTCATTCCCTTTGTCATGGGCCACCTTGAAGCCGAGGATCCCAAGTTCGGCGTGGAAATCACCGACAGTGCCTACGTTGTGGCCTCGATGCGGATCATGGCCCGTATCGGCACCGACGTACTGCGCAAGATGGAAGAACTGGACGCCTTCTTCGTTCCGGCACTGCATTCCGTCGGCGCTCCGCTGGCCGAAGGCGAGCAGGACGTGCCCTGGCCCTGCAGCGACGATAAGTGGATTGTGCACTTCCCCGAAGACCGCTCCATCTGGTCCTACGGCTCCGGCTACGGCGGCAACGCCCTGCTGGGCAAGAAGTGCTACGCCCTGCGCATCGCCTCCATCATGGCCCGGGACGAAGGCTGGCTGGCTGAGCACATGCTCATCCTGAAGCTCACCAGCCCGGAGAAGAAGGACTACTTCGTGGCGGCGGCCTTCCCGTCCGCCTGCGGCAAGACCAATCTCGCCCTGCTGGATCCGACCATCGAGGGCTGGAACGTCGAAACCCTCGGCGACGACATCACCTGGATGCGCTTCGGCCACAACGGCGAACTGCGCGCCACCAACCCCGAGGCGGGCCTGTTCGGCGTCGCACCCGGTACCGGCTGGAGCACCAACCCCAACGCCATGCGTGCCATCGCCAAGGGCAACTCCATCTTCACCAACGTGGCACTGACCGACGACGGCGGTGTCTGGTGGGAGGGCATGACGGACGACGCCCCGGCGCACCTGACCGACTGGCTGGGCAATGAATGGACGCCGGAGGCCGGTTACCCGGCCGCGCATCCGAACTCCCGTTTCTGCACGCCGATCGACCAGATCGACATGCTGGCCGAGGAATACCACTCACCGAACGGCGTGCCGGTCTCCGCGATCCTCTTCGGCGGCCGCCGCAAGACCACGGTTCCGCTGGTGACGCAGTCCCGCGACTGGACCAACGGCATCTTCATGGGCTCCACGCTCTCCTCCGAGACCACCGCCGCAGCGGCCGGCCAGGTCGGCGTCGTCCGCCGCGACCCGATGGCGATGCTGCCGTTCATGGGCTACGACGCCGGCGACTACCTGCGCCACTGGATCACGCTCAGCGGTAAGGCCAACCAGGAAACCCTGCCCAAGATCTTCCTGGTCAACTGGTTCCGCCGCACGGCCGACGGCGGCTTCGCCTGGCCCGGTTTCGGTGACAACTCCCGCGTGCTCAAGTGGGTCATCGAACGCATCGAAGGCACCGCCGACGCCGTGGAAACCCCGATCGGCTACGTGCCCACCGGCGAGTCCCTGGACCTCACCGGCCTGGACATGACCCCGGCCGACGTCGAGGCTGCGGTGCGCGTCGATCCCGCCGAATGGGAAACCGAACTGGCCGGCATCGAGGAATGGTACGCCCGCTTCGGCGAGTCCCTGCCCGAGGACCTCGTTGCCGAACTGCGCACCCTCAAGGAGCGCTTCGCGGCGGCGTAG
- the tadA gene encoding tRNA adenosine(34) deaminase TadA, protein MMPPTKQHEAWMDLALAEARSALDTGDVPIGAVVVGPDGTVIGTGRNEREATGDPTAHAEVVAIRQAAAAVGEWRLAGCTLVVTLEPCAMCAGAIVLARVPKVVFGAWDEKAGASGSVFDILRERRLNHWVEVFPEVREAECATLLTDFFAVRRQS, encoded by the coding sequence ATGATGCCCCCCACAAAGCAGCACGAGGCGTGGATGGACCTGGCCCTGGCCGAGGCGCGCAGCGCCTTGGATACCGGCGATGTGCCCATCGGGGCCGTCGTCGTCGGTCCGGACGGCACGGTGATCGGCACCGGACGCAACGAGCGCGAAGCCACCGGTGACCCCACGGCCCACGCCGAGGTGGTGGCGATCCGACAGGCCGCGGCCGCGGTGGGCGAATGGCGGCTGGCCGGCTGCACCCTGGTTGTCACGCTGGAGCCCTGTGCCATGTGTGCCGGCGCCATAGTGCTGGCACGGGTTCCCAAAGTGGTGTTCGGCGCCTGGGACGAGAAGGCCGGGGCTTCGGGATCCGTTTTTGACATCCTGCGCGAACGCCGGCTGAACCATTGGGTCGAGGTTTTTCCGGAGGTCCGTGAGGCAGAGTGCGCCACGCTGCTCACCGACTTTTTCGCTGTCCGGAGGCAGAGCTGA
- a CDS encoding SixA phosphatase family protein translates to MSGHHLKKLMLLRHAKAAWPRDVSDHERPLSSRGHRDAPLAGRWMVENSSIPDFILCSSALRTRQTCTWICEELGDKGPTPKLEDGLYSATAAQILSVINNVPETVTSLLVITHLPGVQDLAMRLASVESDEDAVMEMATDYPTSGLTVMETAKPWAELDGRDARITDFVVRRG, encoded by the coding sequence ATGAGCGGCCACCACCTAAAAAAGCTGATGCTCCTGCGGCACGCGAAGGCGGCGTGGCCCCGGGACGTGTCAGACCACGAGCGGCCGTTGTCCAGCAGGGGCCACCGAGATGCCCCACTGGCCGGCCGATGGATGGTGGAAAACAGTTCCATTCCGGACTTCATCCTGTGCTCCTCGGCGCTGCGCACCCGGCAGACCTGCACCTGGATCTGCGAGGAACTCGGCGACAAAGGACCCACCCCCAAGCTGGAGGACGGCCTCTACAGCGCCACCGCAGCGCAGATCCTCAGTGTTATCAACAATGTTCCGGAAACCGTGACCAGCCTGCTGGTCATTACCCATCTGCCCGGCGTCCAGGACCTGGCCATGCGGCTGGCCTCGGTCGAATCCGACGAGGATGCCGTGATGGAGATGGCCACTGACTATCCGACCTCCGGACTGACCGTCATGGAAACTGCCAAGCCCTGGGCCGAGCTCGACGGGCGCGATGCGCGCATCACGGATTTTGTGGTCCGCCGCGGCTAA